AAAACCAGAGAGTTAAAAAGAATTCCCCCGACCCAAATAAAGGCAGAAACCAGGTGAATCCAGAAATTCAGTACTTTGTAGAATTCCAATCTCGCACCAGTAGAGTGGGGGGGTCGAGTGGGTCCGTTAGGGAATTGTGTTCTACAAACCGTTTTTTAGTTGCCAGCAGGTTTTGTGGAACTTGGTTGAGCTGTTGCTTGGCCGTTACCCTGGGATTTTTTGGGCATGAGCTTGTCCAAAATCTCCTGCATCTTTGAGGGATCTTTGACCGCTTCTTCCATGGTGGCCTTGGCCTGTTCAATTCCCTCGTTAGCAATCTCCAGCGTAATGGCTTTTACCCCTTTGGACCGTGCATGATTTTCAACCATGCTCTGTGTGCAATCCCGCATATAACCAGGGGGAACTTTCTCGAGCCGGGTCTTCGCATCCCGAGTCCATTCAAATTCTGGGGCAGGAGCTTTGATTTTTTCCTCATTGTCTCCTAACAGTTCATCTTTCCAGCTGACTTCATCGGCGTATTCCATAATAATTTTTCCTGTAAAGTCGGCCGTGATGGTTTTGATGCCCATCTTTCGTGCCGATTTTTCAATGATGGCCTTCGTCCGGCGGCGCATATAGCCGGAAGGAACAGACCTTAACCTTTCTTTTGCTTCAGAGGTCCATTCAATGACGACATCGTCATAGGCCATTTCGACTTCAATGTTTCCTTCTGCCTTGGCGGCCGCATGGATAATTGACTTGTCGATAATTTTGAAGGCTGAACCCTCTCCCATACAAATCGGGCATTTCACTGGTTGGGATCCTTTGGCCAAATGGCCGCATCCAGAGCAGACCCAGTAATCCAATTCCCGGCGCTGGTCATAGTTGAGAATGTCCGCTCCAGCACTGGCGGCGGCGGTATCACCCATTAAACCCATGACCTGTGCGCTTTGGGTATTCATCAGATCTCGGACCACACCATCGTCTGCGGTCATTTTATTTCGATCGATTCCTTGTTCATCCAAGGTTTTTCCCATACCTTTCATGGCGGCTACCGCTTCAGGAGGGAGAAGATGTCCCATGGCTGTGTCTACCACTTCGTTGCTGATGATGCTGTGGCCTTTTTCAATGGCATAGCGATGAATGGCTGTTTTGGCCACACCGCGGGCAAACACGGGGATCTTTTCCATTCTTCTGGAGGCCTCTTCAGTCCAGGCCAGTGTATACATGGCCGTGGTGTCAATGGCCGGGGTATAGGTTCGGTTTGAAATTAAGATGTTGCAGGGAGCAAGCCGTAGGAGATTCTCGGTGTTGCTTCCCATATCCATGGTGTCATCACTATGGACCCCAATTCGGCCCAATACCAAGAGCCACGGTTTTTCCTTTTTGACATACTGAATGACCCGGTCAAATGGTTTCCCATCCAACAATGTGGTTTTAATTTTGGTCTCATCGGCTTCGGCCTCTTGCTTTGAAATATCCAGATGGGCCTGGTAAATTTTGGCGAGACCGCTGTCAATAATTTCCTCATGGAGTTTTTCCTGTTCTTTAAAGCGGAATACTTTTCCTGCTTCTTCGGAGAGAACGTCTGCGATACTGTTAAACATGGCGTAGTGGAAGTAGGGATCAAATGCGGAAACAGCCTCTACCGGAATATTTAGGGCTTTGCCGATAGCGATGGCTGTTTTGAGTCCCCCGTAGGAATGTGCGCTTCCATCCACTGCAGCCACAATTTTCCGGTTTCCGTTCATCGGTTTAAGGTCTTTGACCACAAAGATATCAGAAGACCTGGTTCTTCGAATGACCCTTTCGCATACGCTGCCGATAATGCTATCTCTCACTGCACCCACACCGAGTGCTCCCATGACCACCAGATCGTATTTTTCCTGGTTGATATCTTCGGTTATGACCTGGAAATTACGGCCCTCTAAGGCCCTTCGTTCAAAGGAAACGTTGGCGGATTTACATTGCTGATCCATGACATCTAAATAACAGTCCGTAATAATCACCAAACCACGGGTGATTAAGGAGTCGTGGATTTTCCGTTGGCGCTCCAACTCCTTTTCATCATGGTATTCTTCGGGAAGGCCTGATTCCATCTGTTTGAACCGCTTATCATGCATTTTAGCGGCGTAGGCGTGGCTGCCGATGACTGTTCCTCCGAATTGTTTGGCCAGATCCACTCCGATTTCAATGGCCTTGTTGGAATGGTCTGAATTATCAACAGGAACATAAATCCTTTTGTACATGGGTCTCCTCCTTAAAAAATAAGTCCTTATTATAAAAGGGTTTTAAATGCAAATCAATGAATTTTTTTGATTTTTTTGGGGTTTGCAACGCCATGGTTTTTCGGATTGAGAAGTTTAACCGGTGGCCGCCCCCTCTCCTAAGGTCCTAATAAAATGGATAACTTTCCAAACCTCTTCCTCGGTAATGATGGATGGTGAATAGGAAAACATCCGGGTCCCGGGGCTTCCGTTCCGTATGACCCAAAAAATCTCACCATCGGTTCTCAATCTGGCGAATTCAGGATTCGAAAAATCCCGGGGTCTTGGCCTTAATTCCAACCCCGCAGGTCCATCTCCCCTTCCGGTCATTCCGTGGCAGGTAAAACATGTTCCTTTCCCTTTAAATATTTTTTCTCCCTCGGAAATGGTTAGGGGGGAATTGGGAATTGGGTTTTCAATATTGCTTGCAGAGGCCGGGGCCCGGGGAATTCGAATATCCCTTTCCTCTGGTTCAGCGGATTTCTCTGGTTCTAAAAAAACAAAGAGATACATGAGGCCAGTAATCACGAGAAAAACCATTGTGAGTTGGAAAATGGCTTTTGGCAATTTATTTAAACTCCAAAAGGATGATGCAGTGGGTTTTCGGTGGTTTGAATTTTGAGGGTCAAAATGTGGTTTTTAAATTTCCTCCTCTTCTTTAATCATATCTTTCCATAAAGGCGGGCCTTCTGTTTCAAAATTTTTTGTGGATAGAAAATTAATCCCGTTATAGAGGTTGAGTTTAAATTTTCCGCCTCCAAAACGCTCAGATAAAAACCCTTTTACATTTTCCACAAAAGCCATGTCCATTGCTTTGTACCTGTCCATAAAGTGAAATTGAACCACCATCCCCACTTTTTCCTGGGCCAATACCTTGACCGTAGAGTCAGGCAGGAGAGTTTGAAAGGCGCTTTTTTGCTCTTCTTCAGAGGGGTAACCTTTTACCTGCGCGTGAGAGAACTTTTTAATATGCTCCCTATATAGATCCCACACCATCCCTTTATAAATGTCTTGATTTTCCATTGTAAATTAATCCAGTAACGTTTTTCGTTTCAGATTGATTAGAGGAGTCCTACTCTTTTTTTACACCTTCCTTGGGATCAACGGGCATGGCTGTTTGACATTTTGGGCACTTCACGTAAACGATATTGTCGAATAAACCGATGCTGTAATGATGAGAAAAAAGATCATATTCCGTTTGGCATGATTTGCAGGTGGTTACATTTTTACTGTATACCTCCTGGACCTTTTCTTTTGCCTGTGAGACCTCAGCCTGAACCTGTGATAAATTGGAATTGAGTTTGGAAATGGTTTTTTGCTGG
Above is a genomic segment from Nitrospiria bacterium containing:
- a CDS encoding universal stress protein, with the protein product MYKRIYVPVDNSDHSNKAIEIGVDLAKQFGGTVIGSHAYAAKMHDKRFKQMESGLPEEYHDEKELERQRKIHDSLITRGLVIITDCYLDVMDQQCKSANVSFERRALEGRNFQVITEDINQEKYDLVVMGALGVGAVRDSIIGSVCERVIRRTRSSDIFVVKDLKPMNGNRKIVAAVDGSAHSYGGLKTAIAIGKALNIPVEAVSAFDPYFHYAMFNSIADVLSEEAGKVFRFKEQEKLHEEIIDSGLAKIYQAHLDISKQEAEADETKIKTTLLDGKPFDRVIQYVKKEKPWLLVLGRIGVHSDDTMDMGSNTENLLRLAPCNILISNRTYTPAIDTTAMYTLAWTEEASRRMEKIPVFARGVAKTAIHRYAIEKGHSIISNEVVDTAMGHLLPPEAVAAMKGMGKTLDEQGIDRNKMTADDGVVRDLMNTQSAQVMGLMGDTAAASAGADILNYDQRRELDYWVCSGCGHLAKGSQPVKCPICMGEGSAFKIIDKSIIHAAAKAEGNIEVEMAYDDVVIEWTSEAKERLRSVPSGYMRRRTKAIIEKSARKMGIKTITADFTGKIIMEYADEVSWKDELLGDNEEKIKAPAPEFEWTRDAKTRLEKVPPGYMRDCTQSMVENHARSKGVKAITLEIANEGIEQAKATMEEAVKDPSKMQEILDKLMPKKSQGNGQATAQPSSTKPAGN
- a CDS encoding cytochrome c yields the protein MPKAIFQLTMVFLVITGLMYLFVFLEPEKSAEPEERDIRIPRAPASASNIENPIPNSPLTISEGEKIFKGKGTCFTCHGMTGRGDGPAGLELRPRPRDFSNPEFARLRTDGEIFWVIRNGSPGTRMFSYSPSIITEEEVWKVIHFIRTLGEGAATG